The Monodelphis domestica isolate mMonDom1 chromosome 5, mMonDom1.pri, whole genome shotgun sequence DNA segment catcttttaaataaCAATGCTacttaaatgtaaatatatacaaactGTTCTATTtcaatgttttatatatttatacttttttaaaagaatacagcagggcagctgggtagctcagtggattaagagccagccctagaaatgggaggtcctaggttcaaatctggccttagacacttcctagctgtgtgatcccgggcaagtcacttgacccccattgcctagcccttaccactcttctgccttagagccaatatacagttattgactccaagatggaaggtaagggtttattaaaaaacaaacaaacaaacaaataaataaaagaatatagcaaattAGGATTGTAACTGAATTTAAGATTATGATTACTTAAGCATATCCAAAGATATAAcacaaaattatagaatttacttttatttaaacTGAAATACACTTATTTTTTGCATAAGTTTTATTCAAAATCAAAGCAGCAATATTAAGTTGTTTAGCCTTGGATGATATAAGAACAGAAAATGTATTTCCTTATACCTGAAATTCATTCTTGCAATTTATATACAAATGCCAATGTTAATCattttagtctttaaaatttaaaaatgctgaTATATCATGAAAATATCAACaaggagaaaaaatttttaaaatatacatttaaaattcaaTGTCTACAAATAGGCTATTTCTGATACAGCTTTAACAAAAATGAACCCCACTTTCTCGAATACTAAATAAACGCTTTATCAAATTGTTGCTTTTTAGATGATATGACACTACTGAAAACATTTGGTTGCTACTTTCTGAATTATgtctggaaaaaaatattctgtgGTTTACCATCTGTTGCCATGACTTACAAAGATAGGGTCTATAATCTATATCTACTTCTTCACATGGAAGTTTTAAGGAAGATGATCTTTctgttgaatttgaatttttttgcaTTATAGTTTGTGTTGTTGCAAAGAGAACCAAATGATATTCTTTTACAAGCTTCTccaggaatttagaacatttcttcagaTTAATTTCTTGTAAAGTTAGGCTTTCTCCTCCATTGACTCGGTCTATCCAATAGAAGGCAGATAAGCTATCTAAAATGAAAAGGCAGAGGGACGGGTGACTACAAAACATAGTTTCCAGTGAATAAAGGGTGATAAGTAATTGATTACTACTGCTGCAATTCACGAGAAAAAATCTTCCAAGGCAATGTTTTATTATGTCTTCTGTGCTTTGGGATAATCTACGTTCAAGAATTGTAACTAGCCGAAGCATATCAAAGTGGTAGTCTGTGTCAATAAATAAGACTTCTACTTCTAATCCACCTTCTGATTTTGGAAGGATACATCTTGCGGTCAGATGATAGAGCATTTCTGTCTTTCCTGTTCCTTCTGGACCGTGGAATTCTAGTATGTCACCTGTAAGAAATGAAGGAATGCTAAATGGAACACAGTAGGCACAGATAGCTGCAGTTAAGGACAAAATTCAGATgatggaaaaaaatacttttgtctaattttttttaaagctaaaggCTTCTTTGACTATgtaaaaaaaaccccacatttATTCAAAATTACAAGTAAAATTTATCACcaagtattaaaaaagaaatagtaactAAATACATTTTATCTGATGATAACAAGACAGCTATCAATTATCCTCAAGCAGTTTCAAAGCATTTCAGTTTATCCTGGGCTGatcatgttttaaaattcattattgaAAACACCACTCAACttatttaaagtttttgtatTAACTATTAATTCTGCTCATTCTTCTTGGGCCTCTTAGAGCCCTTTCAAAGCTGAGTTCTCTTTCAAAGGCATGACTTTAGGTTAAATTAAAACTTTCCTGGTGAACACAACCACCTAGTCCAGGCTGGTTTGTATAAAAAAATCCATATGGGAAAACGGATGGCTTGTCAGCTCCTCTTGCATCATGCCTTCAcagattattttatttccagtATTGAACTGATCCAAATATAGGCCCCAGATCAGTAAGATTTGAAAGGATTGAAGATATAGGGATGCATACAAAAAAcccataaaataatatattaaaatatagatcTATTAAAACTGCCTCTCCCCCATTTctttcaatttaaataaaaatgcttaATTCATAGTTAGTGTCTCTGGCTTCTGTGTTGTCCTTTTCCTCTTAGTAAAAGGGTAATTGTGCGTTGTTCTCAGGTTTTGGACAAGGCAAACCAAAAAACTGCAGCAAGTATTCCGGGCAATATAACATTATGAATTTCTGGGATACATGACACCATCATATAAATGTACATTTTCAGAATCAACAAGataataaagagctaaatcaattgtacaaaaaatcaagccattccccaattgataaatgggcaagggacatggataggcagttttcagataaagaaatcaaaactattaataagcacatgaaaaagtgttctaaatctcttataatcagagagatgcaaataaaaacaactctgaggtatcacctcacacctagcagattggctaacatgacagttatggaaagtaatgaatgctggaggggatgtggcaaagtggggacactagttcattgctggtggagttgtgaactgatccaaccattctggagggcaatttggaactatgcccaaagggtgataaaagactgtctgccctttgatccagccatagcactgctgggtttgtaccccatagagataatggacacaaagacttgtacaaaaatattcatagctgcgctctttgtggtggccaaaaactggaaaacgaggggatgcccatcaattggggaatggttgaacaaattgtggtatatgttggtgatggaatactattgtgcaaaaaggaataataaagtggaggaattccatggagattggaacaacctccaggaagtgatgcagagtgagaggagcagaatcaggagaacattgtacacagagactaatacactgtggtataatcgaacgtaatggacttctccattagtggcggtgtaatgtccctgaacaatctgcagggatctaggagaaaaaacactattcataagcaaaggataaactgtgggagtagaaacaccgaggaaaacaactgcctgactacagcggttgaggggacatgacagaggagagactctaaacgaacactctaatgcaaatattaacaacatggcaatgggttcgaatcaagaacacatgtgatacccagtggaatcacgtgtcggctatgggggtgggagggaggaaaagaaaatgatctttgtctttaatgaataatgcatggaaatgatcaaataaaatactataaaattaaaaaaaaaagaaaaaattaaaaattaaaaaaaagaatcaacaagataaaatatacattttgagTAACTGTTATTATTTCAGATATTTATATCTTTCACTGTTCCATTCTGCAAGCATAAAAATTTAGAGCTGACAGCATTTCAATTTAGGTTACCATTTTGATAACTTCTTAGTAAACATTTTACTTCTTTTACAACCCCAAATGAAGACATTTCTATATACAATAGAATATGCCCTTCTTGAAGTGAATCCCAAAAGCCCTCTTGCCAAGTCTTCTAAAAGCTAACAATTATGCAATtcacttaacaaacatttattaagcatttattataca contains these protein-coding regions:
- the XRCC2 gene encoding DNA repair protein XRCC2, producing the protein MSGDFRRAESGTELLARLEGRSSLKDIEPFLFADEGSPIHGDILEFHGPEGTGKTEMLYHLTARCILPKSEGGLEVEVLFIDTDYHFDMLRLVTILERRLSQSTEDIIKHCLGRFFLVNCSSSNQLLITLYSLETMFCSHPSLCLFILDSLSAFYWIDRVNGGESLTLQEINLKKCSKFLEKLVKEYHLVLFATTQTIMQKNSNSTERSSSLKLPCEEVDIDYRPYLCKSWQQMVNHRIFFSRHNSESSNQMFSVVSYHLKSNNLIKRLFSIRESGVHFC